The proteins below are encoded in one region of Clostridium pasteurianum DSM 525 = ATCC 6013:
- the pulA gene encoding type I pullulanase → MNIISASVKGFKELEIIIDNSTGINLSKFSIKNRAEFLDIKTRYIDNNTITIILLEEIDIKSECFLIYDNITKGCSYFKLFSSEEFNGRFFTLEELGLIYKKNFSDFRVWSPVATSINLLIYKNGDPSIDETPREFPMIESKGLWSVTVNEDLKNCFYTYRVNVYGNINETVDPYAKLVGINGYRGYIMDIKETDPQDFEKDISPDNLSNYTDAIVYEINIRDISINPNSGIPNKGKFLGLAEENCKTLNNQPTGIDYLKSLGITHIQIMPIFDFSYISIDETNPIGYNWGYDPENYNVPEGLYSTDPYDSVCRIKELKKMIYSIHKNGISINMDIVYNHIFDYKNNCFQKIFPGYYFRYNDDNTLSDGSGCGNDTASENLMMKKFIIDSVLYWCSEYHIDGFRIDLMGIHDTDTINILRHKLDTFKRKIMLYGEGWNLKTALDSSKRAAISNALHLPQIGFFNDIIRDTLKGSTFDKNAKGFISGEKNLENSIRLCVTGCTKYSETLNGIFYSPVQSINYVSCHDNNTLWDKLQFTNRNESDEIRAYRVKLALGIILTSQGIPFIHSGCEFLRTKEGIENSYNSPDYINWIDWNRRDKYMYMVNYIKNLIILRKNHPAFRMTSLTDIKNNLEFLEDLPKNTVAFILKNNANNDTWKNILVIYNANNDSAEIKLPKYSYWNLVVDRHTINEKTIHTYNINDSYHIDGISINILYNNL, encoded by the coding sequence ATGAATATTATTAGTGCATCCGTCAAAGGTTTTAAAGAACTGGAAATAATAATTGACAATTCTACTGGAATTAACTTATCAAAGTTCAGTATAAAAAATAGAGCTGAATTTTTAGATATAAAAACACGCTATATTGATAATAATACTATAACCATAATATTATTAGAAGAAATAGATATAAAAAGTGAATGTTTTTTAATCTATGACAACATCACTAAGGGTTGCAGCTATTTTAAGTTATTCTCCTCAGAAGAATTTAATGGACGATTTTTTACATTAGAGGAACTTGGTCTTATATATAAAAAAAACTTTTCAGATTTTAGAGTATGGTCACCAGTTGCAACCTCAATAAATTTGTTAATTTACAAAAATGGAGATCCTTCTATAGATGAAACTCCAAGAGAATTCCCTATGATAGAAAGTAAAGGACTTTGGTCTGTAACTGTAAATGAAGACTTAAAAAACTGTTTTTATACTTACAGAGTAAATGTATACGGAAATATCAATGAAACTGTCGATCCCTATGCAAAATTAGTAGGCATTAATGGTTATAGAGGCTATATAATGGATATTAAAGAAACAGACCCACAGGATTTTGAAAAAGATATTTCTCCAGATAATTTATCTAATTATACTGATGCAATTGTATATGAAATTAATATTAGGGATATAAGTATAAATCCTAACAGCGGTATTCCAAATAAAGGTAAATTTTTAGGTCTTGCTGAAGAAAATTGCAAAACCTTAAATAATCAGCCTACAGGTATAGATTATTTAAAATCTCTTGGTATAACTCATATACAAATAATGCCTATATTTGACTTTTCCTATATTAGTATAGATGAAACTAATCCTATTGGATACAACTGGGGATATGATCCAGAAAATTATAATGTGCCGGAAGGTCTTTATTCTACAGATCCATATGACTCAGTGTGCAGAATTAAAGAATTAAAAAAAATGATTTATTCTATTCATAAAAATGGAATATCCATTAATATGGACATAGTATATAATCATATATTCGACTACAAAAATAATTGTTTTCAAAAAATATTTCCCGGCTATTATTTTAGATATAATGATGATAACACCCTTTCTGATGGAAGCGGCTGCGGCAATGATACTGCTTCTGAAAATCTGATGATGAAAAAATTTATAATTGATTCAGTATTATACTGGTGCAGTGAATACCATATAGATGGCTTTAGAATAGATCTCATGGGTATACATGATACTGATACAATAAATATTCTTCGTCACAAATTAGATACCTTCAAAAGAAAGATAATGCTCTATGGGGAAGGTTGGAATCTGAAAACAGCATTGGATAGCAGTAAAAGAGCAGCTATATCCAACGCTCTGCATCTTCCACAAATAGGATTTTTCAACGATATAATAAGAGATACTTTAAAAGGAAGTACTTTTGATAAAAATGCTAAAGGCTTTATCAGTGGAGAAAAAAATCTAGAAAATTCTATACGTTTGTGTGTTACAGGATGCACAAAATACTCTGAAACTTTAAATGGAATTTTCTATTCTCCCGTTCAATCAATAAATTACGTATCTTGCCATGACAATAATACACTTTGGGATAAACTGCAATTTACCAATAGAAATGAATCCGATGAAATAAGAGCATATAGGGTAAAATTAGCTTTAGGAATTATTCTTACCAGTCAAGGAATTCCCTTTATACACTCTGGCTGTGAGTTTTTAAGAACAAAAGAAGGCATTGAAAACAGCTACAATTCACCGGATTATATAAATTGGATTGATTGGAACAGAAGAGATAAATATATGTATATGGTAAATTATATTAAAAATCTAATAATCTTAAGAAAAAATCACCCAGCTTTTAGGATGACTTCTTTGACAGATATAAAAAATAATTTAGAATTTTTAGAGGATCTACCTAAAAATACAGTGGCTTTTATTCTAAAGAATAATGCAAATAATGATACATGGAAAAATATCTTAGTAATATATAATGCAAATAATGATTCTGCTGAAATAAAATTACCAAAATATAGCTACTGGAACCTAGTAGTAGATAGGCATACTATCAATGAAAAAACCATTCATACCTATAATATAAATGATTCTTATCATATTGACGGTATAAGTATAAATATACTTTACAATAATTTGTAA
- a CDS encoding triple tyrosine motif-containing protein has translation MNELEINFSNESPQKVNSEIIISIKNKIEENLLYKYCIGLNGKWTTLKEFSRDTSAIWKPAEDGIYTIIVQAKVENEKKPFSYLGKADYVIGEVEKNIIKSVTLDRRELTVGEKITAKVETVRTGILFRYSIVENGKWRLLKDYSAENMITWTVTKIGRQEIVVNCKLIDSKEKFDDMKSVEFNVLPIKDIHIKDFRCLTEELFMDNEMIFQVDVEHDDSRLILYKFVKINSEGKAECIQNYSTKRVVSYIEKDYGEFKLLCLVKDMYSPKEYDDRALILYKIKKYKPVIIKNFTCDVISPQTVGQEINFKVLAEGGKELLYRFTINGNFNQDTGYIRNNNFSWKPKVAGEYKITLFVKDASFEENYEDKAEIEFLIDEERRDPVTIKEVITDKKTKMLIGDTINIEVIAEGGIELKYAFIVRSGDKELERIEYGHCNWVNYTPEKSGVYEIEVRVKDKFSEKEYDCSYIVYVEAFDYIPANIDYILIPANDYYMVGNKIEITVIAENTRDILNKYVLRINNRKVEETNYEQVSQYTLNPKCAGIYNIDIFAKNRKSDRKFDCKKSIKIIIHDSLPVTNTTIECDKLHPKINEGVTFNVSSEGGEEVAYEFYLMEQGEWSLVQKYSRKNFYTFMPFMEGNYKLLVLSKSQLNKSSYEDYAILGFDVEK, from the coding sequence ATGAATGAACTTGAAATTAATTTTAGTAATGAAAGCCCTCAAAAAGTAAATAGTGAGATAATCATTTCCATAAAAAACAAAATAGAAGAAAATTTATTATATAAATATTGTATAGGTTTAAACGGCAAATGGACAACCTTGAAAGAATTTTCCAGAGATACTAGCGCTATTTGGAAACCAGCAGAAGATGGTATATATACTATTATAGTTCAAGCAAAGGTAGAAAATGAAAAAAAACCTTTTAGTTATTTAGGAAAAGCTGATTATGTCATTGGAGAAGTTGAAAAAAATATTATAAAATCTGTAACTTTGGACAGAAGAGAGTTAACAGTGGGAGAGAAAATAACAGCTAAGGTTGAAACCGTAAGAACGGGAATTTTATTTAGATATTCTATTGTTGAAAATGGAAAATGGCGTCTTTTAAAAGATTATAGTGCAGAAAACATGATAACTTGGACTGTTACAAAGATAGGAAGACAGGAAATTGTAGTTAATTGCAAGCTTATAGATTCAAAGGAAAAATTTGATGATATGAAAAGTGTTGAGTTTAATGTGCTGCCTATAAAAGACATACATATTAAGGATTTTAGATGTCTTACAGAAGAGCTTTTTATGGATAATGAAATGATATTTCAAGTGGATGTTGAACATGATGACAGTAGATTGATATTATATAAATTTGTAAAAATAAATTCAGAGGGAAAGGCAGAGTGTATACAGAATTATTCTACAAAGAGAGTAGTAAGTTACATAGAAAAAGATTATGGAGAATTCAAGCTTCTATGTCTGGTTAAAGATATGTATTCACCAAAGGAATATGATGATAGAGCCTTAATTTTATATAAAATAAAAAAATATAAACCTGTAATAATTAAAAATTTCACTTGTGATGTGATATCTCCTCAAACAGTAGGCCAGGAAATAAACTTCAAAGTTTTAGCTGAAGGAGGCAAAGAGCTTTTGTATAGATTTACAATAAATGGTAATTTTAATCAGGATACAGGATACATAAGAAATAATAACTTTAGTTGGAAACCTAAAGTAGCAGGTGAGTACAAAATAACTTTATTTGTAAAAGATGCTTCCTTTGAAGAAAATTATGAAGATAAGGCTGAAATTGAATTTTTAATAGATGAAGAACGCAGAGATCCTGTAACTATTAAGGAAGTAATCACTGACAAAAAGACTAAAATGCTCATTGGAGATACAATAAATATAGAGGTTATAGCAGAAGGAGGAATAGAACTTAAATATGCTTTTATTGTAAGAAGTGGAGATAAAGAACTTGAAAGGATAGAATATGGCCACTGTAATTGGGTAAACTACACTCCAGAAAAGTCAGGAGTGTATGAAATAGAGGTAAGGGTAAAGGATAAATTTTCAGAGAAGGAATATGATTGTTCTTATATTGTCTATGTAGAAGCCTTTGATTATATACCTGCCAATATAGACTATATACTGATACCTGCCAATGATTATTATATGGTTGGCAATAAGATAGAAATTACAGTTATAGCGGAAAATACCAGAGATATTTTGAATAAATATGTACTGAGAATTAATAATCGTAAAGTAGAAGAAACAAATTATGAACAAGTATCTCAGTATACATTAAATCCTAAATGTGCAGGAATTTATAATATTGATATATTTGCTAAAAATAGAAAAAGCGATAGAAAATTTGATTGTAAAAAATCTATAAAGATTATAATACATGATAGTCTACCTGTAACTAATACTACAATAGAGTGCGACAAGCTTCATCCAAAAATTAATGAAGGAGTTACTTTTAATGTAAGCAGTGAAGGTGGGGAGGAAGTAGCCTATGAATTCTATTTAATGGAACAGGGAGAATGGAGTTTGGTACAAAAATATAGTAGAAAAAATTTTTATACTTTTATGCCATTTATGGAAGGAAATTATAAGCTATTGGTTTTAAGTAAAAGTCAGCTTAATAAATCTTCTTATGAAGATTATGCTATATTAGGATTTGATGTAGAAAAATAA
- a CDS encoding lytic transglycosylase domain-containing protein: MQTNDITGMLQYELMNQMLKSIAQSNSIDGEDSTQQSMFDILMQSMLDSTKDNTGKIDINKLNFLGDSDLSKLGYGAGTKLDNSNISSIPYNSIISEDVKKDVSNNNLTIDEAVDRASKKYGVDKKLILAVIKQESSFNPSSTSNAGAMGLMQLMPGTARELGVENAYDVGENVDGGTKYLKQMLDTFGNYKMALAAYNAGPGAVQKSGENINKLPSETQNYVAKVSQYYKNA, translated from the coding sequence ATGCAAACAAATGATATTACTGGTATGTTACAATATGAACTTATGAATCAAATGCTTAAAAGCATAGCTCAGAGCAATTCTATAGATGGCGAAGATAGTACTCAGCAGAGTATGTTTGATATACTTATGCAAAGTATGCTGGATTCAACTAAAGATAATACCGGAAAAATTGATATCAATAAATTGAATTTTTTAGGTGATAGTGATTTGAGTAAACTAGGCTATGGTGCTGGTACAAAATTGGATAATTCAAATATATCATCAATTCCCTATAACAGCATTATAAGTGAAGATGTGAAGAAAGATGTGAGTAATAATAATTTAACTATAGATGAAGCAGTGGATAGAGCTTCTAAAAAATATGGAGTTGATAAAAAACTTATATTAGCAGTTATAAAACAAGAATCATCTTTTAATCCAAGTTCTACATCAAATGCAGGAGCTATGGGACTTATGCAGCTTATGCCTGGTACTGCACGGGAACTGGGAGTTGAAAATGCCTATGATGTAGGTGAGAATGTAGATGGAGGTACAAAATATCTAAAACAAATGTTAGATACTTTTGGAAATTATAAAATGGCACTTGCGGCCTATAATGCAGGTCCTGGGGCGGTACAAAAAAGTGGAGAAAATATAAATAAACTCCCAAGTGAAACTCAGAATTATGTAGCTAAGGTTTCGCAATATTACAAAAATGCTTAG